In Syntrophorhabdales bacterium, the genomic stretch CCTGTGTATCCTTCGCGTTCATAAAATCAACCCTGTATTCCAATTTTTCTATTTTCTCCCTGGCTTCCTTGTCCTGGAGCATCTTCCTCAAAGCATCTTCCAGCTTGGTTATGATGGGAGCCGGTGTTCTGGCTGGAGCCATAAGGACGTTGTATATGGCAGCCAGCAGTTCAGGGTGTCCCTGTTCCGCCGATGTCGGTACCTGAGGAAGTCGTGGATCCCGTTTGGTGGCCAGCACTGCCAACGGTCGGATCGCGCCTGACCGTATGTGCGCTCCGCTCGACGCGTACGTGAGAACACTTACCT encodes the following:
- a CDS encoding tripartite tricarboxylate transporter substrate binding protein — encoded protein: KDLPVKTLPELVAYAKQHPKTLSYSTVGVGSLPHLVMEMFNAQTQLDIQHVPYNSELQSVTALVGNHVQVSVLTYASSGAHIRSGAIRPLAVLATKRDPRLPQVPTSAEQGHPELLAAIYNVLMAPARTPAPIITKLEDALRKMLQDKEAREKIEKLEYRVDFMNAKDTQAFLDAETKKWSAVVKKANIVVK